The genomic stretch tTGACACGAACAGAGTCTAATTCGCAGCAGGATATCATGCATCATCAAGTAAAAGAGTGCACAAATGCTTCAGCTGTCAGTATGTTTTTAGTTAGAGCACATTCTGTGCATGGATGTGATATAATACTAATGCATTTAAACTTCTTTAAATCTTTACAGGTGAGGACACCAGATCTCACAAAATATGGATAGAGGGTGGTTTATTGGACATGACAGGATTCGGCCAATGAGATCAGACGAGCAGATGCCAAGCAGCGTCTCAAGATCCTGCATGACTATCAACCTGACTGAAATGCTTCGAGCAGACAAACCTAATGCACCAAAAAAGCCAGTTCCAATCCGCCCCCCGAGCCCTCGAGTCTCTCCGCCGAAGGCACATGAGTTCCACTGCAGTCACTCCTGTGAACCCCCTCCCAAACCCATCATCCGACAGCGGTCACACTCTCTGCCCTCCacaacagagaagaagaagcgaTGCAGGAATGTCGGTGTGCGGTTTGTTGACTCTTTGGGGGTCGACCTGGAAGACGTTAGGCTTTTCAGATCTGGAGAGGATCCACGTGTACCACATCATGTCACCTTTAGATTGTTGATGGGAGCAGAGTTGGCAGATGGAAGGCATCTGGAAATATCCTTGCCATACCTGAAGCCAAGTTTTGCCCAACAACCAGGCGAGCAGCCAGGATTCCTGCAGCGTCTCCACGAGCAGAAAGTGTGTCTGGAGAGAGTCTTGTGCTTTGAGCTGGGTGTCATTGGAATCAGCCAGGTCCTCAATTTGGACTTTGAGAAAGATGTCACAGCGCGGTTTTCATTTACAGATTGGAAGAGCTGCACAGAAACTAAAGCCTCTTGGGTGTCCACCATCACCAAGACctgggaaggaggagggggccAACTCAGCTGTGATACTTTCCGGTTTCACCTGCCTGTTCCTCCATTCCTGCAGCCTGGAGCAGTTTTGCAGTTTGCCATCCGGTACAAAGTCGGTGGGGCTGAATACTGGGACAACAATAATGGAGAGAATTATAAGTTAGTTTGCCATAACTACAAGTTCACTGTGCCAAAAGAATGCGAGGATAGCATGGTGCACTTCATTTAGCGTGCTGACTAAAGGTAGAAGAATCTATTTAGAGCACTTTATGATGGTTGTCAGCACAAACCACTGAAAATGTGTAACTGCATCGTAACATGTAATGTTCATTTTGTTCAAGATAAACTGTTAACTCTGGACAGACCTAGCCAGAGCAGAATTAACCAACACTGGTGCACTTATACCTGATGCCAACTTTAGTCCCACTGTTTCACTTTggtgtattatttttttcaaacttgCGCTGTATTATTTGATTTTCTTGGCGATTCGAAAATTGCACTTTAATGTGGGAACATCTAATGGAAGTGACAAACACTGAGCACTGCACAAATACTCTGTGCATTTGAAATAATTGCacattttcttcctgatggGTATTTGACCTGGAAAACAGTATACATTGCAGGAATTTGGTCCTCTGAAACCATTTGCTCTGTATTCAGAGCTTATTTTTGAGTCAAattttgtcaaacaaaatgGCCAGACCATGCAATAGATTCAATTTGAATATCTTTGAATGAATCAGAAAAGAATGCTTATTTTGTATAACAATAAAGTACAATTGCACACATTTGTCTGCTTGTATTATATTAATGTGTGTAGTAGTATAATTGATATTCTGTCTGAAAGCTGAAGTCCGACCTCCTCTCTTAGTTATGACTCATTAGTTCTTCTCCTAGCTTTCTTTTTggtagaaaaaacaaacatatttttaatgaaaaaatatttttgtcaagTTTTTGGATATTAAACGTCAAATTCCATTATCATATTCATCTTAAAATAGTTAAatggcatttttaatttttcttattgtcccccaaagggttagggttagggtaaccATTCttcagtgaacgacatcctctgtccttagaaaAACTTGCTGAGGAAAAAcacccttttaacaggggaaaaaaaatgatgaaagaaacctcaggaagagccacaggagggatccctctcccaggacggacagacatgcaatagatgccacatgtacagaacagaacaacaaaatcacagtttacaagttgcattgacagaatatctgatacaaattataatatatgtaaagtatgtggatccatgagacgactgagcaggccaaggcatcgCCAAGTCATGCCggagccacacgacctcctctccaccgcggtgacctggaagagggcaggccacacaagataattagcagtaaaacagaaaagatcagaggtgaagaggcatacatttttacagaaatacagatataaggagatagtaaaacaaaGGAGAGCAATGGTCCAGCGGAGCCCAGGGTATGATGATCCATATgcatcaatatgtgaggcaATATGTAAagtgaattattttattataatttactCAAATAACACATACACACGTGGAAATTATAATTCAATTTcggaaatacattttaatttttaagctTATACTATCATTTTGATAAAGTCCCTTATGGGCTTCCATATCTGTCAATGCTTTCAGCTAAATGGGAATAACTATGTTGCTTATGTGGAGATCATGGATGTATAGATCCATGGTGGAGATGCTCTGGATGTATAGATCCATGGTGGAGATGCTCTGGATGTATAGATCCATGGTGGAGATGCTCTGGATGTATAGATCCATGATGGAGATGCTCTGGATGTATAGATCCATGGTGGAGATGCTCTGGATGTATAGATCCATGGTGGAGATGCTCTGGATGTATAGATCCATGGTGGAGATGCTCTGGATGTATAGATCCATGGTGGAGATGCTCTGGATGTATAGATCCATGGTGGAGATGCTCTGGATGTATAGATCCATGGTGGAGATGCTCTGGATGTATAGATCCATGGTGGAGATGCTCTGGATGTATAGATCCATGGTGGAGATGCTCTGGATGTATAGATCCATGGTGGAGATGCTCTGGATGTATAGATCCATGGTGGAGATGCTCTGGATGTATAGATCCATGGTGGAGATGCTCTGGATGCAACTGTCCAGTTTAGGAGTAGACGTCTGTCGATAACGTCTGCCACGCGCATGCGCAATGACCGGAAATGCTTCGCGCGGTTTGCGCCTCACCGACTGTGAACCTGTCAAATAAAAGGTATCATGTCCTGATTTTGATATTCAACATCACAGTAAGTAAATTAATGTAACACAAATTATAAAGTCCGATGTCGTATCCTGTGCGATGTATGTTTACGGTGCTCAGTGCCTCCTGAACGTTAACTCGGAAAGCAAGTCAGTTAACAGtagagctagctagctaacgtcacCGCTGCATTAGCAGCAGATATATTTAAGCTAACGTTACTTTTAAATAGTGAGGCTATTGATTTGACTGGTCAGCGCAGGTCCGTAACCTATAAAGATTGATGTAATCTTATGGCAAACTAAATGTACAGCAGCAGTTATGTAAAGTACTGAGCTAAAGTGACTTTAGGTTTACATTAGCAGCGTTAATGCAGGAATGGTCGTTACATTTGCTAGTGTTAGCCAGCTAGTTTAACTAAATGGCTGTAATGATTAGCATCTCACTAACGGTTTGGAAAACGGTCCCACTGAACCAGTCAGAGAGGTCACTGCACATGGAGCTTGATTTACTGCCTAACTAGCCTAACAAATCACATCATGTTGGAATTATCCTAGTTTTAGATGAGGTCAACTCATGTTCAAGTAACGCTGATGTTCGCAATTGCCTCCACAGTCACTCTGAAGACAGTAGGGTCCAGCAACATTAAAGAATGGCACAGGTTCAGGTCTCACAGGTGGGAATACAAACCTTATCAAAACTACTATCAATTACAGTCACTTTAACAGTTGTCGTTCAAGTTATAGGGAAAAGTTAACTTTGATTTACACTTCTCATGTCATGTGTAGTTGGAGAAAGTCATTGAGGAGGCGTTAAAGAGTGGGGATGTCCAAGCACTGGATGTGTTCCTGCAAGGGGGCATACATGAAGGGATGTCAGTAAAATGTGCCCACCAGTTTCTCACCAAATTGGATAAGCTTGTCAGCAGGGTAAGATGAAGCCAAGCACTCCCACTATGCCATGATGCTCTGTTGCTTGCAGGTTCATTGATGCcatgtttgtattgtttatgCAGAGTTTAGATCAAAAAGATTCCAAATCAGCCAGTTTGGGTTTCGCTATCCTGTACAAGTTTGGGAAAAACCTGAAACTACCTGGTGATCGTGAAGGTCTGTCAGGATTAATAGCAGAAGGCCTGCTCAAAAAGATAAGTATACATGTATTGCATACAGGCACAAAGTGTATAAGTCTTCTATAAGTAGCTGTACATAGTAATTAATTGAACCTGGTTTTGTGCACATGGTGCAGTGGTTTGAGAAATGCAGGCAGCTGTGGATCCAATGTGGCCCGCAGTGGGATGAGATCTTGTTCAACCTCTCTGAGGACTTCTTTGATGCCTTAATGGTGAGCTAATGTAGAACAGTAAAACACTCTTTGTGTAATAAAAGTACTGTTACTTGTACCACTCACgttattataataatgtaatatcaTAATGTAAAACAATTTTTGCTCCTCTCTTTTACAGGTGGTTCATGAGTCATGCAAAGAAGGTACACTCTTTGTGTCTATCCATCCTTAGTACGGTGTTGTCATCTTCAATTAGCCCTTTTTAGGACCCAAGTTAAAACTTACATGCTTTTATTCCCCCtggaatgttttaaaaaaaaaaaacattatttatttagaaaagTTGTAATCTTAAAATCGCTGTATttcttgaatg from Pagrus major chromosome 7, Pma_NU_1.0 encodes the following:
- the ppp1r3da gene encoding protein phosphatase 1, regulatory subunit 3Da, whose protein sequence is MDRGWFIGHDRIRPMRSDEQMPSSVSRSCMTINLTEMLRADKPNAPKKPVPIRPPSPRVSPPKAHEFHCSHSCEPPPKPIIRQRSHSLPSTTEKKKRCRNVGVRFVDSLGVDLEDVRLFRSGEDPRVPHHVTFRLLMGAELADGRHLEISLPYLKPSFAQQPGEQPGFLQRLHEQKVCLERVLCFELGVIGISQVLNLDFEKDVTARFSFTDWKSCTETKASWVSTITKTWEGGGGQLSCDTFRFHLPVPPFLQPGAVLQFAIRYKVGGAEYWDNNNGENYKLVCHNYKFTVPKECEDSMVHFI